From Vanessa tameamea isolate UH-Manoa-2023 chromosome 26, ilVanTame1 primary haplotype, whole genome shotgun sequence, one genomic window encodes:
- the LOC113398859 gene encoding vinculin isoform X2, with amino-acid sequence MPVFHTKIIESILEPVAQQVSRLVILHEEAEDGNAMPDLARPVQAVSLAVNNLVKVGHETIESSDDAVLRTDMPGALRRVEGAATLLQQASDMLRVDPYSGPARKKLIEGSRGILQGTSGLLLCFDESEVRKIVKECKKVLDYLGVAEVIDTMEDLVQFLRDISPALSKAAREVASRAAELTHPPHAETLTRCLESVKRLAPVLICSMKIYIHILSEGGKGIEDAAENRNYLAQRMADEIHEIIRVLQLTSYVEDGGEKDNIAVLKALQSMIHNKSGAAHEFLNDGGAQRTGAGERALRGVLTAAQRAAEHLAPAQAELLRATARSGGINADMLCDERQYGHGLEAKAQNLASELRNQINEVENIVNEGVRAAEKQGGKTIAARLETAHKWLLHSAADPSTRIEGQKAINSIVSQGQRIADNLHGREKAEVLQLCADVQRLSEQLADLSQRGLGGTEDAAAATRQLTDKLHALKRGMERAVVNRVVEDFIDVAAPLRHFTDAVNAPEGTPGREQNFQEKSAALAAFSHKAAAAASMVAAGVRHNKKLADQLIHNAQEVEKLSPQLICAGKIRLHYPESKVAEEHFNNLRDQYSDAVLRCRDLCDQAVDPLDFVRTAGELMQKHTYLCEDAIRNNDSQKMVDNTSAIARLANRVLLVGGAERDNTDDGEFAAALAAAQARLQAAIPPAVRAAKRVALADPAAPPVWRHANAEIIAGARGVEEALSRCGAPAPPAPPEAPPAQSAQRASGAAPPRPPPPAAGAPPRPPPPDTDDEGEDIFRRQPHPSQPILVAAHNLHKAVREWSSKDNEIIAAAKRMAILMARLSDLVRSDSKGSKRELIATAKAIAEASEEVTRLAKKLALECTDKRIRTNLLQVCERIPTIGTQLKILSTVKATMLGAQGSEEDQEATEMLVGNAQNLMQSVKETVKAAEGASIKIRTEQGAYRLRWVRRSPWYQI; translated from the exons GTCTCTCGTCTGGTGATACTCCATGAAGAAGCAGAAGATGGCAACGCTATGCCGGACCTGGCTCGGCCGGTGCAGGCCGTGTCGCTGGCTGTTAATAACTTAGTCAag GTGGGCCATGAAACGATCGAATCGTCTGATGATGCAGTGCTTCGGACCGACATGCCGGGTGCCTTGCGGAGAGTGGAAGGAGCAGCCACACTGTTACAGCAGGCTTCAGATATGCTCAGGGTAGATCCTTACTCTGGACCTGCTAG GAAAAAACTCATCGAGGGTTCCCGCGGTATCCTTCAAGGGACATCGGGTTTACTTCTCTGCTTCGACGAATCGGAAGTTAGGAAAATTGTCAAGGAATGCAAAAAG GTGCTAGATTATCTAGGAGTCGCCGAAGTGATAGATACAATGGAAGACCTGGTTCAGTTCTTGAGAGATATATCACCTGCTTTATCGAAAGCCGCTAGAGAG GTCGCGTCCAGAGCGGCGGAACTAACGCATCCCCCGCACGCGGAAACTCTCACCCGTTGCTTGGAGAGCGTTAAGCGGCTGGCTCCCGTCCTCATCTGCTCGAtgaagatatacatacatatattatctgAGG GAGGTAAAGGCATTGAGGACGCCGCTGAAAATAGAAACTATTTAGCACAGCGTATGGCTGACGAGATACACGAAATTATACG agttCTTCAGCTAACATCGTACGTAGAGGACGGAGGCGAGAAAGACAATATCGCTGTGCTGAAAGCGCTGCAAAGCATGATCCACAACAAGTCCGGAGCGGCGCACGAGTTCCTCAAC GACGGCGGCGCGCAGCGCACGGGCGCGGGCGAGCGCGCGCTGCGCGGCGTGCTGACGGCCGCGCAGCGCGCCGCCGAGCACCTGGCGCCCGCGCAGGCCGAGCTGCTGCGCGCCACGGCGCG TTCCGGTGGTATTAACGCGGACATGTTGTGCGATGAACGTCAGTACGGACACGGGCTGGAGGCGAAG GCTCAAAATCTCGCTTCGGAACTGCGCAATCAAATAAACGAAGTGGAGAATATCGTGAACGAGGGCGTCCGAGCGGCGGAGAAGCAGGGCGGCAAGACCATAGCGGCCAG GTTAGAGACGGCTCATAAGTGGTTATTGCACTCAGCCGCCGACCCGTCAACCAGGATCGAAGGGCAGAAGGCTATCAACAGCATCGTCTCTCAGGGACAAAGG ATCGCGGACAACCTGCACGGCCGCGAGAAGGCGGAGGTGCTGCAGCTGTGCGCCGACGTGCAGCGCCTGTCCGAGCAGCTGGCCGACCTCAGCCAGCGCGGCCTCGGCGGCACCGAGGACGCCGCCGCCGCCACCAG GCAATTGACGGATAAACTCCACGCGCTGAAGCGCGGTATGGAGCGAGCCGTCGTCAACCGAGTCGTTGAAGACTTCATCGATGTTGCAGCTCCTTTGCGACATTTCACTGATGCCGTTAACGCACCGGAAG GTACTCCCGGTCGCGAGCAAAACTTCCAGGAGAAGTCGGCAGCTTTAGCGGCCTTTAGTCATAAAGCTGCCGCCGCCGCGAGTATGGTCGCTGCCGGCGTGCGACACAATAAGAAGCTGGCTGACCAGCTCATACACAATGCTCAGGAG gtagAAAAATTATCACCGCAATTGATCTGCGCTGGGAAGATTCGTCTCCACTATCCCGAGAGCAAG GTTGCCGAGGAACATTTCAACAATCTGCGTGACCAGTACTCGGACGCGGTGCTTCGCTGCAGAGATCTGTGCGACCAGGCCGTGGATCCACTGGACTTCGTAAGGACCGCAG GTGAACTGATGCAGAAGCACACGTATCTCTGTGAAGACGCTATCAGGAACAATGACTCCCAGAAGATGGTCGACAATACCTCCGCCATTGCTAG GCTGGCCAACCGCGTGCTGCTGGTGGGCGGCGCCGAGCGCGACAACACGGACGACGGCGAGTTCGCGGCCGCGCTGGCCGCCGCGCAGGCGCGCCTGCAGGCCGCCATCCCGCCCGCCGTGCGCGCCGCCAAGCGCGTGGCGCTCGCCGaccccgccgcgccgcccgtgTGGCGCCACGCCAACGCCGAG ATCATCGCGGGCGCCCGCGGCGTGGAGGAGGCGCTGTCGCGCTGCGGGGCGccggcgccgcccgcgccgcccgagGCGCCGCCGGCGCAGTCGGCGCAGCGCGCGTCGGGCGCCGCGCCCCCGCGCCCCCCGCCGCCCGCGGCCGGCGCGCCGCCCCGCCCGCCGCCGCCCGACACCGACGACGAGGGCGAGGACATCTTCCGCCGCCAGCCGCACCCCAGCCAGCCCATCCTG GTGGCGGCGCACAACCTGCACAAGGCGGTGCGCGAGTGGTCGTCGAAGGACAACGAGATCATCGCGGCCGCCAAGCGCATGGCCATCCTCATGGCGCGCCTCTCCGACCTCGTGCGCTCCGACTCCAAGG GCAGTAAACGTGAGCTCATAGCAACAGCCAAGGCGATCGCTGAAGCGTCGGAGGAAGTGACGCGTCTCGCCAAGAAGCTGGCTCTCGAGTGCACGGACAAGAGGATTCGTACC aatttgctGCAAGTGTGCGAAAGGATCCCTACGATTGGGACGCAGCTCAAGATATTGTCTACCGTCAAAGCAACCATGCTAGGAGCTCAGG GTAGCGAAGAAGATCAGGAAGCAACGGAAATGTTGGTCGGCAACGCGCAAAACTTGATGCAAAGT GTAAAAGAAACAGTGAAAGCGGCCGAAGGAGCATCGATCAAGATCCGCACGGAGCAAGGCGCGTACCGCCTGCGCTGGGTGCGGCGCTCGCCCTGGTACCAGATATAG
- the LOC113398859 gene encoding vinculin isoform X1: MPVFHTKIIESILEPVAQQVSRLVILHEEAEDGNAMPDLARPVQAVSLAVNNLVKVGHETIESSDDAVLRTDMPGALRRVEGAATLLQQASDMLRVDPYSGPARKKLIEGSRGILQGTSGLLLCFDESEVRKIVKECKKVLDYLGVAEVIDTMEDLVQFLRDISPALSKAAREVASRAAELTHPPHAETLTRCLESVKRLAPVLICSMKIYIHILSEGGKGIEDAAENRNYLAQRMADEIHEIIRVLQLTSYVEDGGEKDNIAVLKALQSMIHNKSGAAHEFLNDGGAQRTGAGERALRGVLTAAQRAAEHLAPAQAELLRATARSGGINADMLCDERQYGHGLEAKAQNLASELRNQINEVENIVNEGVRAAEKQGGKTIAARLETAHKWLLHSAADPSTRIEGQKAINSIVSQGQRIADNLHGREKAEVLQLCADVQRLSEQLADLSQRGLGGTEDAAAATRQLTDKLHALKRGMERAVVNRVVEDFIDVAAPLRHFTDAVNAPEGTPGREQNFQEKSAALAAFSHKAAAAASMVAAGVRHNKKLADQLIHNAQEVEKLSPQLICAGKIRLHYPESKVAEEHFNNLRDQYSDAVLRCRDLCDQAVDPLDFVRTAGELMQKHTYLCEDAIRNNDSQKMVDNTSAIARLANRVLLVGGAERDNTDDGEFAAALAAAQARLQAAIPPAVRAAKRVALADPAAPPVWRHANAEIIAGARGVEEALSRCGAPAPPAPPEAPPAQSAQRASGAAPPRPPPPAAGAPPRPPPPDTDDEGEDIFRRQPHPSQPILVAAHNLHKAVREWSSKDNEIIAAAKRMAILMARLSDLVRSDSKGSKRELIATAKAIAEASEEVTRLAKKLALECTDKRIRTNLLQVCERIPTIGTQLKILSTVKATMLGAQVGMPDYKGSEEDQEATEMLVGNAQNLMQSVKETVKAAEGASIKIRTEQGAYRLRWVRRSPWYQI; the protein is encoded by the exons GTCTCTCGTCTGGTGATACTCCATGAAGAAGCAGAAGATGGCAACGCTATGCCGGACCTGGCTCGGCCGGTGCAGGCCGTGTCGCTGGCTGTTAATAACTTAGTCAag GTGGGCCATGAAACGATCGAATCGTCTGATGATGCAGTGCTTCGGACCGACATGCCGGGTGCCTTGCGGAGAGTGGAAGGAGCAGCCACACTGTTACAGCAGGCTTCAGATATGCTCAGGGTAGATCCTTACTCTGGACCTGCTAG GAAAAAACTCATCGAGGGTTCCCGCGGTATCCTTCAAGGGACATCGGGTTTACTTCTCTGCTTCGACGAATCGGAAGTTAGGAAAATTGTCAAGGAATGCAAAAAG GTGCTAGATTATCTAGGAGTCGCCGAAGTGATAGATACAATGGAAGACCTGGTTCAGTTCTTGAGAGATATATCACCTGCTTTATCGAAAGCCGCTAGAGAG GTCGCGTCCAGAGCGGCGGAACTAACGCATCCCCCGCACGCGGAAACTCTCACCCGTTGCTTGGAGAGCGTTAAGCGGCTGGCTCCCGTCCTCATCTGCTCGAtgaagatatacatacatatattatctgAGG GAGGTAAAGGCATTGAGGACGCCGCTGAAAATAGAAACTATTTAGCACAGCGTATGGCTGACGAGATACACGAAATTATACG agttCTTCAGCTAACATCGTACGTAGAGGACGGAGGCGAGAAAGACAATATCGCTGTGCTGAAAGCGCTGCAAAGCATGATCCACAACAAGTCCGGAGCGGCGCACGAGTTCCTCAAC GACGGCGGCGCGCAGCGCACGGGCGCGGGCGAGCGCGCGCTGCGCGGCGTGCTGACGGCCGCGCAGCGCGCCGCCGAGCACCTGGCGCCCGCGCAGGCCGAGCTGCTGCGCGCCACGGCGCG TTCCGGTGGTATTAACGCGGACATGTTGTGCGATGAACGTCAGTACGGACACGGGCTGGAGGCGAAG GCTCAAAATCTCGCTTCGGAACTGCGCAATCAAATAAACGAAGTGGAGAATATCGTGAACGAGGGCGTCCGAGCGGCGGAGAAGCAGGGCGGCAAGACCATAGCGGCCAG GTTAGAGACGGCTCATAAGTGGTTATTGCACTCAGCCGCCGACCCGTCAACCAGGATCGAAGGGCAGAAGGCTATCAACAGCATCGTCTCTCAGGGACAAAGG ATCGCGGACAACCTGCACGGCCGCGAGAAGGCGGAGGTGCTGCAGCTGTGCGCCGACGTGCAGCGCCTGTCCGAGCAGCTGGCCGACCTCAGCCAGCGCGGCCTCGGCGGCACCGAGGACGCCGCCGCCGCCACCAG GCAATTGACGGATAAACTCCACGCGCTGAAGCGCGGTATGGAGCGAGCCGTCGTCAACCGAGTCGTTGAAGACTTCATCGATGTTGCAGCTCCTTTGCGACATTTCACTGATGCCGTTAACGCACCGGAAG GTACTCCCGGTCGCGAGCAAAACTTCCAGGAGAAGTCGGCAGCTTTAGCGGCCTTTAGTCATAAAGCTGCCGCCGCCGCGAGTATGGTCGCTGCCGGCGTGCGACACAATAAGAAGCTGGCTGACCAGCTCATACACAATGCTCAGGAG gtagAAAAATTATCACCGCAATTGATCTGCGCTGGGAAGATTCGTCTCCACTATCCCGAGAGCAAG GTTGCCGAGGAACATTTCAACAATCTGCGTGACCAGTACTCGGACGCGGTGCTTCGCTGCAGAGATCTGTGCGACCAGGCCGTGGATCCACTGGACTTCGTAAGGACCGCAG GTGAACTGATGCAGAAGCACACGTATCTCTGTGAAGACGCTATCAGGAACAATGACTCCCAGAAGATGGTCGACAATACCTCCGCCATTGCTAG GCTGGCCAACCGCGTGCTGCTGGTGGGCGGCGCCGAGCGCGACAACACGGACGACGGCGAGTTCGCGGCCGCGCTGGCCGCCGCGCAGGCGCGCCTGCAGGCCGCCATCCCGCCCGCCGTGCGCGCCGCCAAGCGCGTGGCGCTCGCCGaccccgccgcgccgcccgtgTGGCGCCACGCCAACGCCGAG ATCATCGCGGGCGCCCGCGGCGTGGAGGAGGCGCTGTCGCGCTGCGGGGCGccggcgccgcccgcgccgcccgagGCGCCGCCGGCGCAGTCGGCGCAGCGCGCGTCGGGCGCCGCGCCCCCGCGCCCCCCGCCGCCCGCGGCCGGCGCGCCGCCCCGCCCGCCGCCGCCCGACACCGACGACGAGGGCGAGGACATCTTCCGCCGCCAGCCGCACCCCAGCCAGCCCATCCTG GTGGCGGCGCACAACCTGCACAAGGCGGTGCGCGAGTGGTCGTCGAAGGACAACGAGATCATCGCGGCCGCCAAGCGCATGGCCATCCTCATGGCGCGCCTCTCCGACCTCGTGCGCTCCGACTCCAAGG GCAGTAAACGTGAGCTCATAGCAACAGCCAAGGCGATCGCTGAAGCGTCGGAGGAAGTGACGCGTCTCGCCAAGAAGCTGGCTCTCGAGTGCACGGACAAGAGGATTCGTACC aatttgctGCAAGTGTGCGAAAGGATCCCTACGATTGGGACGCAGCTCAAGATATTGTCTACCGTCAAAGCAACCATGCTAGGAGCTCAGG TCGGCATGCCGGACTACAAAG GTAGCGAAGAAGATCAGGAAGCAACGGAAATGTTGGTCGGCAACGCGCAAAACTTGATGCAAAGT GTAAAAGAAACAGTGAAAGCGGCCGAAGGAGCATCGATCAAGATCCGCACGGAGCAAGGCGCGTACCGCCTGCGCTGGGTGCGGCGCTCGCCCTGGTACCAGATATAG